DNA sequence from the Flavobacteriales bacterium genome:
CTTTTTTTCTTTCTTTTCATGTTTATGCATACTTATGCAGTGACTCTAGTAAGAGTAGAGCTTTTTGATACTTTTTATGAACTTAATTCTGTACTGAATTTTTCATTTTTATTATTTTTTATTTTAACGCTTTATCTTGTAATTTTCTCATTTCCAAAACAATTCTTACAATCAAGTAAGTATATCATGTTATTGTTCTACCTGTTGTACGCTGTGTTTTCATTTTATGAAATTAAAACAGGTAATCATTTGCCTACTTCTGATTTAGTAGATGCTCCATGGTGGATGCGTCATGTGCCTACAGTAGTATATTTTAATTCAAATGACTTTGCATTTGTGTTTACACTAATGCTAATGTATGGATTAAGTGTTTTTGATAGAGATAAGCATCTCTCTAGCGTATGGATTTTGGCATTATTTGTAATACATATGTTTATTATGTATAAATCTCAAAGTAGATTGTCTTTTTTGATGTCTTTCTTTTTCTTTCTGTATAGATACCCTAGAAAAATTATATACACAAGTATATTCGGTTTGTTGTTATTCTTTGTTTTAGGTTTCTTTT
Encoded proteins:
- a CDS encoding O-antigen ligase family protein, with protein sequence MHTYAVTLVRVELFDTFYELNSVLNFSFLLFFILTLYLVIFSFPKQFLQSSKYIMLLFYLLYAVFSFYEIKTGNHLPTSDLVDAPWWMRHVPTVVYFNSNDFAFVFTLMLMYGLSVFDRDKHLSSVWILALFVIHMFIMYKSQSRLSFLMSFFFFLYRYPRKIIYTSIFGLLLFFVLGFFFESAWYMQAMDGLVKLKSDLSFNERQSTSVRFYLYKYGILSAFSSYGFGYGIDYSAQYYQSINDVNLHYIVDPHSFIFELLINSGLLATLFYMGLNIW